A genomic window from Fusarium oxysporum Fo47 chromosome X, complete sequence includes:
- a CDS encoding Alpha/Beta hydrolase protein, translating to MPPPVQVAYKPLNKPEVGDNGYVEPTPGKSEVLKKGSRPFDARPLDSDVRIDHDVEIVVRDGCRLYVDIYRPTGSEKVPVIISWSPYGKKYSAIDMIFNVCTWACCLTKDDVSGLEKFEGLDPAWWVNQGYAIAHVDARGAGNSDGDACCMGAQEAEDAHDVIEGLAKLPWCNGSVGMAGNSYLAIMQWQAAAQNPPSLKAIAPWEGSGDIFREQFCRGGWFTMSNFDLITTLVIKGQHGVEDFAEMYRRSPQANAYWNDKRVDFSKINIPVFITGSDLSQIHTMGAVRGWMELGSDKKWIKWCGHQEWFELYSVKESYPELKKYFDKYLKGIDNDWEETPRVRWTTLQFDEGKVKSNIELPDFPVPDTDYRSFYLGDNDALLDSAPSSGIKTYNSEDRWSIAKFRYTFDKHTRIIGMPKAELYMSCDDLDDMVVFVQVRKLDKNGKELSHLQFPIEKTPVKSVDAMDEKDRSSLTLHNGAMGILRASQRKIDEKRSIHPQFPFHPHDEVQKIPKGEVVKLDIGIWCMGVDYEEGQTLQVDILGQYPGFTEVAAFSKPRPDSEKNKGQHKIHYGGEYPSKVIIPIVNV from the exons ATGCCGCCTCCCGTTCAGGTTGCTTACAAGCCTCTCAACAAGCCTGAGGTTGGCGACAATGGCTACGTTGAGCCCACTCCAGGAAAGTCTGAAGTGCTAAAGAAGGGCTCTAGACCTTTCGATGCAAGACCTCTTGACTCTGATGTCCGCATTGATCACGATGTTGAAATCGTTGTCCGTGACGGCTGCCGCCTCTATGTCGATATTTATCGCCCCACGGGGTCTGAAAAGGTGCCTGTCATCATTTCTTGGTCTCCTTATGGCAAGAAGTACTCGGCCATTGATATGATTTTCAATGTGTGCACTTGGGCCTGCTGTCTGACAAAAGACGATGTCAGTGGACTGGAAAAGTTTGAAGGTCTTGACCCTGCTTGGTGGGTAAACCAAGGCTATGCAATTGCACATGTTGATGCCCGCGGAGCTGGTAACAGCGACGGCGATGCATGCTGCATGGGTGCACAGGAAGCAGAGGACGCCCACGATGTCATCGAGGGACTGGCTAAGCTTCCTTGGTGCAACGGCAGCGTCGGCATGGCTGGCAACTCATACCTGGCCATTATGCAATGGCAAGCTGCTGCACAGAATCCCCCTTCGTTAAAGGCAATTGCGCCTTGGGAGGGATCTGGAGACATCTTCCGCGAGCAGTTCTGCAGAGGTGGCTGGTTCACTATGAGCAACTTCGATCTTATCACAACTCTCGTCATCAAGGGCCAGCACGGCGTGGAGGATTTTGCTGAGATGTATCGAAGAAGTCCTCAAGCTAATGCCTACTGGAACGACAAGCGTGTGGATTTCTCCAAGATTAACATTCCCGTTTTTATCACCGGTTCGGACCTAAGCCAAATTCACACCATGGGTGCTGTGCGTGGCTGGATGGAGTTGGGAAGTGACAAGAAATGGATTAAGTGGTGTGGACACCAGGAGTGGTTTGAGCTTTACTCGGTGAAGGAAAGCTACCCCGAGCTCAAG AAATACTTCGACAAGTACCTCAAGGGTATCGATAACGACTGGGAGGAGACACCCCGAGTGCGATGGACAACTCTTCAGTTTGACGAAGGAAAGGTCAAGAGCAACATTGAGCTCCCCGACTTCCCTGTCCCCGATACCGACTATCGCTCATTCTACCTCGGAGACAATGATGCACTTCTAGATAGCGCACCATCTTCAGGTATCAAGACCTACAACTCTGAAGATCGCTGGTCCATCGCCAAGTTCCGATACACTTTCGACAAGCACACAAGAATAATCGGAATGCCCAAAGCGGAGCTATACATGAGCTGTGATGATTTAGACGACATGGTTGTCTTTGTACAAGTTCgcaagctcgacaagaaCGGCAAGGAGTTGAGCCACTTGCAGTTCCCTATTGAGAAGACTCCCGTGAAGTCGGTTGACGCAATGGACGAGAAGGATCGCTCGAGTCTTACTTTACACAACGGTGCTATGGGTATTCTGCGAGCGTCGCAACGGAAGATCGATGAAAAGCGATCGATACATCCTCAGTTCCCCTTCCACCCTCACGATGAGGTGCAGAAGATTCCCAAGGGTGAGGTGGTCAAGCTCGACATTGGGATCTGGTGCATGGGAGTGGACTACGAGGAGGGTCAGACCCTTCAGGTTGATATCTTGGGGCAATACCCCGGGTTCACTGAAGTTGCTGCCTTCTCCAAGCCAAGGCCGGATAgtgagaagaacaagggaCAGCACAAGATTCATTACGGCGGAGAGTATCCTAGCAAGGTTATCATTCCAATTGTAAACGTTTAA
- a CDS encoding class I glutamine amidotransferase-like protein, with protein MSPPTKYAVALFPGFQALDVFGPLDVLNFTSKRQPLELSLLHTSLDPVSTLEDDSPGRIGQSVVPTHTYDNAPEDIEVLLVPGGRGSRNPENVKRVREFVKERYPKLRFLLTVCTGSAIVAQSGLLDGKEATSNKRSFDWVETQGPNVKWVRNARWVVDGNIWTSSGISAGIDMIYAFITEQYGQEIADDTADGSEYVRNTDPQSDPFAV; from the exons ATGTCTCCTCCTACCAAGTATGCTGTCGCATTGTTTCCTGGGTTCCAAGCCCTGGATGTGTTTGGCCCTTTGGACGTCCTAAACTTCACATCCAAGCGCCAACCTCTCGAGCTCTCACTCCTTCATACTTCTCTCGATCCTGTGTCTACGTTAGAAGATGACTCTCCTGGCCGTATCGGACAAAGTGTTGTCCCAACTCATACTTATGATAATGCACCGGAAGATATTGAAGTCCTGCTCGTACCCGGGGGAAGAGGCTCGCGAAATCCAGAAAATGTGAAAAGAGTCCGGGAATTTGTCAAGGAGAGATACCCTAAACTGAGGTTCCTTCTGACTGTCTGCACTGGCAGTGCCATCGTGGCCCAGTCGGGCCTGCTTGATGGAAAGGAAGCAACTTCGAATAAGAGATCCTTTGACTGG GTTGAGACGCAAGGGCCCAATGTCAAGTGGGTGCGAAACGCAAGATGGGTTGTCGATGGCAATATTTGGACTTCATCTGGAATCTCAGCAGGTATTGATATGATCTATGCTTTCATTACAGAGCAGTATGGACAGGAGATCGCAGATGACACTGCAGATGGTTCTGAGTATGTCCGCAACACCGATCCCCAATCAGACCCGTTTGCCGTCTAG
- a CDS encoding uncharacterized protein (expressed protein) → MLQSSSILVCLPIVGARLLFSHSGTYSSGKRCNSTIQPNMILSFCIYPLELWNRFFFFFFRLSLFFYASISVIPCRGGDTR, encoded by the coding sequence ATGTTGCAATCCTCCTCTATTTTGGTTTGCCTGCCCATTGTTGGTGCGCGTTTGCTCTTCTCACATTCGGGCACGTACTCATCTGGAAAACGGTGCAACAGCACCATCCAGCCAAACATGATTCTCTCATTTTGTATTTATCCTTTAGAGTTGTGGAATcgattttttttttttttttttcgttTGTCCCTCTTTTTTTATGCTTCAATTTCTGTCATCCCTTGCCGGGGGGGAGACACACGATAG
- a CDS encoding fungal-specific transcription factor domain-containing protein yields the protein MDTVSQEHPLSPRPPRSKRGRLSLACTQCRKRKVRCDATTPKCRNCVLRGDECETFDPRRPNGPAVRKWPHKSSQSTSTISPIQRRASIATASQQSSPASSIVGSQHAGNKDRNPSWIERAYQESQSTPDSGTDVHTNDSPDVVMNTDESSHRIKYMGSSSLQCLTRFIDLFLQRRGFDPIGRHFRWGMCFTEEYALPLVPILPDLPSMSVMEPCLKKYFSRTHPLVPVLDHTAFISDVLRFSEMQQTSPTGLQGAVTSVDAPALVAVYAVLSIGMDDHEGQISPTATGYLTGAYSLVSHLLSFPYMSSVQALVLLAIAMRARGKDGQCWHLLGQAIRIGYSIGFHRKIVISNPNEDSGNQVDRQLHSRVWWACYALEKSMQLETGRPSAIEITDCDQPLPDKTSGLDPCFIRWVSLSLLVGKISEHIFQRRAETALEFLSGISELDQALVDWLDEALEDAKANQNASKSSEERSFAVFLSLQFHQAQITLLRASLLFPEASFSNEVQKHEAKISTTRLLQSQTTCVEAARSIITQVAEFADSQPDFLLLTPTPTFLAATTLALQTFKKPHKRMGRSDGELVRIASDYVADCYRKVGQHSEFVKGVLELTQRVNQVLSGDNSSSVDQTQRPQQDLPTTNNDQRMLSPNQFGDVATDSFVFDPLEYFQDPFQAMPLDHFWAVMESDFATIGDQGMC from the exons ATGGATACGGTATCACAAGAACACCCTCTCTCACCGAGACCGCCGCGGTCAAAACGAGGTCGTTTATCGCTAGCTTGCACACAATGTCGCAAGCGAAAAGTGCGATGCGACGCGACAACGCCCAAGTGCCGCAATTGTGTTCTTCGCGGCGACGAGTGTGAGACCTTCGATCCGCGAAGGCCAAATGGTCCGGCTGTGCGCAAATGGCCACACAAGAGCTCGCAAAGCACATCTACAATATCACCGATTCAGCGCCGAGCTTCAATTGCGACCGCGAGCCAACAGAGCTCTCCCGCGTCTTCGATCGTGGGGTCGCAACATGCAGGGAACAAAGATAGGAATCCGTCGTGGATTGAGCGCGCATACCAGGAGAGCCAGAGCACGCCCGATAGCGGTACAGATGTGCACACGAACGACAGTCCTGATGTGGTCATGAACACTGATGAGTCGTCTCATCGCATCAAG TACATGGGCTCCAGCAGCCTACAATGCCTCACCCGATTCATCGATCTTTTCCTCCAGCGGCGCGGTTTTGACCCAATTGGCAGACATTTCCGATGGGGAATGTGCTTCACAGAAGAATATGCCCTTCCATTAGTGCCAATCCTCCCAGATCTTCCCAGCATGTCAGTCATGGAGCCCTGCCTGAAGAAATACTTCAGTCGCACACACCCTCTCGTCCCCGTCCTCGATCATACAGCCTTCATATCCGACGTTCTGCGATTTTCCGAGATGCAACAGACATCCCCGACCGGGCTACAAGGCGCGGTGACTTCAGTGGATGCGCCAGCCCTTGTCGCAGTGTACGCTGTGCTGAGCATCGGAATGGACGACCACGAAGGTCAAATATCGCCAACGGCTACTGGCTACCTTACTGGAGCTTATTCCCTAGTGAGTCACCTGCTGAGCTTCCCATATATGAGCTCAGTACAAGCGCTTGTGTTACTCGCAATTGCAATGCGTGCAAGAG GGAAGGACGGCCAATGCTGGCACCTCCTTGGCCAGGCTATACGAATTGGCTACTCAATAGGCTTCCATCGCAAGATCGTCATATCGAATCCGAACGAAGATTCCGGCAACCAAGTCGACCGACAATTACATTCCCGGGTCTGGTGGGCGTGCTATGCTTTGGAGAAGTCCATGCAATTGGAGACCGGTCGGCCGAGCGCTATTGAGATCACCGATTGTGACCAACCGTTGCCCGACAAAACCAGCGGCCTCGATCCTTGTTTCATCAGATGGGTCTCACTCTCTTTGCTAGTCGGTAAGATTAGCGAGCACATCTTCCAGCGTAGAGCAGAGACTGCCTTGGAGTTCCTGTCTGGCATCTCGGAGCTGGATCAGGCCCTTGTAGATTGGCTTGATGAGGCGTTGGAAGACGCAAAAGCGAATCAGAACGCCTCCAAAAGCTCAGAAGAACGGTCATTTGCCGTTTTTCTGTCTCTTCAATTCCACCAA GCTCAAATCACTCTTCTACGAGcatctctcctcttcccCGAGGCCTCTTTCAGCAACGAAGTACAAAAGCATGAGGCCAAGATTAGTACAACACGACTACTACAAAGCCAAACAACCTGCGTGGAAGCCGCAAGGTCAATCATAACACAAGTCGCAGAGTTTGCAGACTCGCAGCCtgactttcttcttctgacGCCTACGCCGACCTTCCTTGCCGCCACAACACTCGCGCTGCAGACATTCAAGAAGCCTCATAAGCGCATGGGCCGCAGCGACGGGGAACTTGTGCGCATCGCATCGGACTATGTGGCAGACTGTTATCGAAAAGTTGGGCAACACAGCGAATTCGTGAAAGGCGTGCTCGAGTTGACGCAGCGGGTGAACCAAGTCTTGTCGGGCGATAATAGCTCTTCTGTTGATCAAACACAAAGACCTCAGCAAGACTTGCCGACCACAAATAACGACCAGAGAATGTTATCACCGAATCAATTCGGCGACGTCGCGACCGATTCGTTCGTGTTTGATCCCTTAGAGTACTTTCAGGATCCCTTCCAGGCAATGCCTTTAGACCACTTCTGGGCTGTGATGGAGAGCGATTTTGCCACGATTGGAGATCAAGGGATGTGCTGA
- a CDS encoding major facilitator superfamily domain-containing protein — MDTKSDVNHVESVSKDSLDVIQVTKSKIEISGTVKLVEGKTIYIPTPTADPQDPLNMKMWQKALVLIVISLCTCTILDCLSETQTHIPQVSTIGLALVSGFGGLLGFYIPGYAAVGKGYADITHLMTYPTLFMGIGNLIGMPLGIAVGRRIVLLAATIIMILSAGLCAGATTYEWHLAGRIILGLSAGQSEALVPMITQEIFFLHERSTCMMIQQTIQTILTAIFVIFAGPIAEAITPEWWYGLGAVLSGVSLVLAFFFVPETKYYRPKSAYQAGGSSDDENVVEVCTERPELDYVNFAPRTFRSDMRLWVGKPEWNKVVEIFTQTFSLMLFPNVLWALCLNGLTLGVNIAIGTTYGSIVTSPPYNWPQSSASYVNAGQIVTSLVALPCFGFGSDKLIKWFANRRNGIHEPEIRLIPLAFPIVVGVFTAVLYGLGATYPEKYHWFTYVWAVAAYYFTFVGANIVAITYLLDSYPQRAGPLLVIICAVRGIMSFGVSYGITPFIEQNGYDGAFGVFGGLTGAFGVLGIFVFIFGKKIRKITGRYCVDKDKAE, encoded by the exons ATGGATACCAAGTCCGATGTCAATCATGTCGAGAGCGTCTCGAAAGATTCTCTCGACGTGATTCAGGTCACGAAGTCGAAGATTGAGATCAGCGGAACTGTTAAACTGGTAGAAGGAAAGACCATCTACATCCCAACGCCGACCGCAGATCCTCAGG ATCCCTTGAACATGAAGATGTGGCAAAAGGCTCTCGTTCTCATTGTTATCTCCCTATGTACGTGTACAATTCTCGATTGTCTATCAGAAACGCAAACTCACATACCGCAAGTCTCGACAATCGGTCTGGCATTGGTCTCAGGATTCGGAGGTCTCTTAGGCTTCTACATCCCTGGTTACGCTGCCGTTGGCAAGGGCTACGCCGACATCACTCACCTCATGACTTATCCTACCCTCTTCATGGGTATCGGTAACCTCATCGGCATGCCTCTCGGCATCGCGGTCGGTCGACGAATCGTCCTCCTCGCTGCTACAATCATCATGATCCTCAGCGCTGGTCTCTGTGCAGGAGCAACCACTTATGAGTGGCATCTTGCTGGACGTATCATCCTTGGACTCTCGGCTGGCCAGAGTGAAGCTCTTGTTCCCATGATCACACAG gaaatcttcttccttcatgAGAGAAGTACCTGCATGATGATCCAGCAGACCATTCAGACCATCCTGACTGCTatcttcgtcatctttgCCGGTCCCATCGCCGAAGCCATCACACCCGAGTGGTGGTATGGTCTTGGTGCTGTCCTCTCCGGTGTCTCCCTCgtcctcgccttcttcttcgtcccCGAGACCAAGTACTACCGTCCCAAGTCTGCCTACCAAGCTGGCGGCAGctccgatgatgagaacGTTGTTGAGGTCTGCACTGAGCGTCCTGAACTCGACTATGTCAACTTTGCCCCTCGCACATTCCGATCCGATATGAGACTCTGGGTTGGCAAGCCTGAGTGGAACAAGGTCGTTGAGATTTTCACC CAAACCTTTAGCCTCATGCTTTTCCCCAACGTCCTCTGGGCCCTTTGCCTTAACGGTCTTACTCTTGGTGTTAATATTGCTATTGGAACGACTTATGGTTCTATTGTCACCAGCCCTCCTTACAACTGGCCCCAATCATCTGCTAGCTATGTCAACGCCGGCCAGATCGTCACCTCGCTCGTCGCACTTCCTTGCTTCGGCTTCGGCTCggacaagctcatcaagtGGTTCGCGAACCGACGCAATGGTATCCACGAGCCTGAGATCCGTCTGATTCCTCTTGCTTTCCCCATTGTCGTTGGTGTCTTTACTGCCGTCTTGTACGGACTTGGTGCCACCTATCCTGAGAAGTACCACTGGTTCACCTATGTCTGGGCAGTTGCTGC TTACTACTTCACGTTCGTCGGAGCCAACATTGTCGCTATCACATATCTTCTGGACAGCTATCCTCAGCGAGCTGGTCCCCTCCTGGTCATTATCTGTGCCGTCCGTGGTATCATGTCATTTGGCGTCAGCTACGGAATCACTCCCTTCATTGAGCAAAATGGTTACGATGGTGCTTTCGGTGTCTTTGGTGGCTTGACTGGTGCTTTTGGAGTCCTCGgcatcttcgtcttcatcttcggtaAGAAGATCCGAAAGATTACTGGAAGGTACTGCGtggacaaggacaaggccgagTAA